AACTCTGCTTACCAATGCCTTAGAATTACAACCTCATCAGGGAAGCAAGGTGGAACGCTTCGCGGATGTACCTGAGCATGTTTATTACGAACAGTCCGTGAATACCGCAAGAACGCTGGGCATCATTCAAGGGGAAGGCGCCGATCGATTCTCGCCAGCATCTCCAATTACCCGGGAAGAAGCAGCGGTTATGATCTACAGAGCTATGCAAGTTATCGGGATGCAGCCTCTTCCTGAAGGTGAATCCGGTCTGAATGACTATAAAGATACTCATTTGATTAAGGCATATGCCCGCGATGCCATTGATTCATTAACCAGATCAACAATGATGGAAGGAAGTAATGGCAGCTTCCATCCGGAAGATACAATGACACGTGCTGAGACCGCAGTGCTGCTGTATCGTTTATACAACCGTTTGCCTTAAATCTTCCGATAGGATTGAAATGGAGCAGATGAGGAGAGTGAACACATGGCTAAAATTACACGGATAGAATGCATACGTACAAGACACGACGGAAGCTGGACCATTGTGAAGATTTCGACGGATCAGGATGGTCTTTACGGATTGGGTTCTGCTTCCGATCTTTATAATCCCGAAGCGGTGGTTCAGGTCATCGAACAACTGCTGGCACCATTACTCGTGGGAAGGGATGCATCCCAAATTGAAGATTTGTGGCATCTCATGCATATGAGCGGATATTGGAGAAATGGGGCAATATTTCATACGGCCATTGGTGGAATTGACATGGCCCTGTGGGATATCAAGGGCAAGGAAGCGAATCTACCGGTATATCAATTGTTAGGAGGGGCCTGCCGTTCGGCAGTTCCCTGTTACGGCCATGCCGGTGGTGCTGATATCAGCGAGCTGAAAGAAGATGTATCTCGTTTTATGGAAGAAGGATACACGGTCATTCGAGTGCAGATGGGAGGTTACGGTGGCGGGGGATTTGTCAGCGGCAAGGACGCGAATTTGCCACGCGAGCCCTGGAGCAGCGGTCCTGTATTCGATGAACATGCGTATCTGCATGCCATCCCTGACATGTTCGAGAAGTTGCGCCTGGAATTTGGTAATGGGATTCAGTTTACTCACGATGTGCATGAGCATTTATCCCCCATTCATGCCATTCAGCTGTCGAAGCGGCTTGAACCTTATCATCTTTTCTTTCTGGAAGATGCACTTGCTCCGGAACAGATCGGATGGTATCGACAGCTTCGTCAACAGAGTGCTACGCCGCAGGCAGTGGGAGAATTATTTGTTAATCCTCAGGAGTGGACGGGTCTGATTCAAGAGAAGTTGATCGATTTTATCAGAGTTCGAGTATCGAAAGCAGGCGGAATCAGCGCTTGTCGCAAGATCGCTACGCTGGGCGAAGCCTACGGAGTACGAACAGCCTGGCAGGAGGGTGGGGAGAATGATCCTGTTAACCAGGCAGCTGCTGTCCATCTGGATATGGCCCTGTGGAACTTTGGTATCCAGGAAATCAATCATTTTAAACCTCATGAGTTGCAGGCATTCCCCGGACATATCGTCAGAGAGGGAGGATATCTATACCCTTCCAATAAACCGGGACTGGGCATTGAACTGGATGAAGTGAAGGCCAAATCATTACTAAGTGACTCATGGGATCCCAACAAATATCATCGGCCGTATCCTCTGGACCGCAAAGCGGATGGAACATTGGTGCGACCCTAACGAAGTGACAAGAACAGACAGGAGAGATATAGGAATGAAGACGATTGCAGTTACAGGTGGAGGCGGAAAGCTGGGTTCACAAGTCATTGAGAAGCTGCAATTACAAGGTCATGATGTCGTATCGCTGGATAAACACCTGTCAGACCGGGTGCGTTGCAAACAGATCATTGTCGACCTGAACGATTATGGTCAAGTCGTGGGAGCGCTTGCCGGAGTAAATGCGATCATCCATCTAGCAGCGATTCCTGCGCCGCTTCACTACCCTCACAGCTATATTTTCGCTAATAATACACTTTCCGGATACCATGTGCTGGAAGCAGCCTCTTTGCTCGGTATAAAAAAGGTGGTCATGGGCTCCAGTGAATCATCCTACGGGTTTGCCTGGGCCAACAAACCCTTCGCTCCCGATTATTTCCCGGTGGATGAACAGCATCCGCAACAGCCACAGGAATGTTACGGCCTGTCTAAGATCGTTAATGAGGTCACTGCAGAGATGTTTCATCGTAGAAGCGGGATGCAGGTAATTTCCCTCCGTTTTTCAATGATTGTCGGACCAGGAGAGTACAGACATTTGGCTATTGCGAAGGCGGAAACGTTCAAGCACATATTGTGGAGCTACATTGATATTAGGGATGCCGTGGATGCTTGTTTGGCTGCTCTGCACGCCGATTATGATGGGGCTGTTCACGTTAATGTTACCGCTAATGATACGTTAAGTGATCGGCAAACGACAGAATTGCTCGCCACCTTTTATCCCGATGTAAAAGATCTACGGACACCTTTCTCTAGTCGAGAAGCCATTGTTAGTAATGGAATGGTGAAAGAGCTTCTGTCCTGGGGCCCGAAGCATTCGTGGGCGGATGAAGAACAGGAGTAGCTTATGCGCAACTAAAATGAATAGGGGGATAATATGCTAAATTTCATGCAAAAAAACAAGAAGGTTTTGGCTTTTGCAAGTGCGGCATTATTGATTCTTACGTTGTGTTTGTCTATTTCACCTTCCATCGTATCGGCAGCTTCCGCGTTTAATCAAACGCAGGCTTCCAGTTATAACAGTCAATCCGGAGTCCAACTGGAAAGTTCCAGCGAGGGAGGGCAAAATGTCGCATTTATCGACAACGGCGATTACATTGTATTCAACAATGTGGATTTTGGCAGCGGTGCCAATTCAATCGACGTGAGAGTAGCCAGTAATAACAGTGGCGGTACGATTGAGGTCCGTCTGGATAGCCTAAACGGGACACTCGCGGGAACTGTTGCTGTTCCAGCTACGGGCGGGTGGCAATCCTGGCAAACGAAGTCCGGGTCAATCAATGGTGCCACTGGTGTACACACAGTCTATCTTAAATTCACGGGCGGAACCGGCAATTTATTCAATCTACTCTGGTTCAAGTTTAGTGCTTCCGCCGCAGGCAGCGGAGGCGATGTCGTAGGCAAGCTGTATGCCGGGTATCAAGGCTGGTTCAACGCAGCCGGAGACGGTTCACCGAACGGGGGCTGGGTGCACTGGTCCAAAAATAGCAGTGCGCCATCAGCAAATGGCAACGTGAATTTCGAGTTGTATCCAGACCTCCGCGAATATTCCAAGCTGTATCAGACAAGTTTGGCGAACCTCGGTAATGGTTCTCCTGCCAAATTGTTCTCCTCTTACGATCAGGAGACGGTCAACAAACATTTTGAGTGGATGCAAACCTACAATATCGACGGTGCAGCATTGCAACGTTTCGGCGCAGATGAGAGTGACACACCTAACAACTGGAAAAGCAACCGGGACAGCGTAGCCGTCAAGGTTAAAAATGCCGCGGAATCTTATAATCGCAAGTTCTATGTCATGTATGACATTACGGGCATGAATGCGAGCAATTGGGTACAGGCAGTTAAGCATGACTGGACGACCAATGTTGTGAACAACATGCACCTGCCATCATCTTCGGCCTATGCGAAGCAGAATGGCAAAATGGTTGTCTGCATCTGGGGTATTGGCTTCACGGATCGGCCGGGTACTGCAGCAGAGGCGGCCGATTTGATCGGTTGGTTCAAAAACCAGGGGATCTATGTCATCGGTGGCGTGCCTACGTATTGGAGAACGGGAAATAACGACTCTCGATCTGATTTTATGAACGTCTACAAATCGTTGGATATGATCTCGCCTTGGTCCGTTGCCCGCTTCGGCAATATTCAGCAAGCGGACAGCTTCAAAACCAATCAGCTTCAACCTGATCTGGCTTTCACACAGCAAAACGGAATTGACTATCAGCCAGTGATCTGGCCGGGTTCGGCTTGGTCGAACATGACTGGTGGCCCAAGAAACGAGAATCCGCGTCTGCATGGAGACTTCATGTG
This window of the Paenibacillus marchantiae genome carries:
- a CDS encoding carbohydrate-binding protein; this encodes MQKNKKVLAFASAALLILTLCLSISPSIVSAASAFNQTQASSYNSQSGVQLESSSEGGQNVAFIDNGDYIVFNNVDFGSGANSIDVRVASNNSGGTIEVRLDSLNGTLAGTVAVPATGGWQSWQTKSGSINGATGVHTVYLKFTGGTGNLFNLLWFKFSASAAGSGGDVVGKLYAGYQGWFNAAGDGSPNGGWVHWSKNSSAPSANGNVNFELYPDLREYSKLYQTSLANLGNGSPAKLFSSYDQETVNKHFEWMQTYNIDGAALQRFGADESDTPNNWKSNRDSVAVKVKNAAESYNRKFYVMYDITGMNASNWVQAVKHDWTTNVVNNMHLPSSSAYAKQNGKMVVCIWGIGFTDRPGTAAEAADLIGWFKNQGIYVIGGVPTYWRTGNNDSRSDFMNVYKSLDMISPWSVARFGNIQQADSFKTNQLQPDLAFTQQNGIDYQPVIWPGSAWSNMTGGPRNENPRLHGDFMWRQAYNLKSIGINTGYIAMFDEYDEGTAIAKMAENSSMIPTNQYFLTLDADGVAVSSDFYLRLAGDINRMFKNQIPVTANHPTSHQ
- a CDS encoding enolase C-terminal domain-like protein, with the translated sequence MAKITRIECIRTRHDGSWTIVKISTDQDGLYGLGSASDLYNPEAVVQVIEQLLAPLLVGRDASQIEDLWHLMHMSGYWRNGAIFHTAIGGIDMALWDIKGKEANLPVYQLLGGACRSAVPCYGHAGGADISELKEDVSRFMEEGYTVIRVQMGGYGGGGFVSGKDANLPREPWSSGPVFDEHAYLHAIPDMFEKLRLEFGNGIQFTHDVHEHLSPIHAIQLSKRLEPYHLFFLEDALAPEQIGWYRQLRQQSATPQAVGELFVNPQEWTGLIQEKLIDFIRVRVSKAGGISACRKIATLGEAYGVRTAWQEGGENDPVNQAAAVHLDMALWNFGIQEINHFKPHELQAFPGHIVREGGYLYPSNKPGLGIELDEVKAKSLLSDSWDPNKYHRPYPLDRKADGTLVRP
- a CDS encoding NAD-dependent epimerase/dehydratase family protein, encoding MKTIAVTGGGGKLGSQVIEKLQLQGHDVVSLDKHLSDRVRCKQIIVDLNDYGQVVGALAGVNAIIHLAAIPAPLHYPHSYIFANNTLSGYHVLEAASLLGIKKVVMGSSESSYGFAWANKPFAPDYFPVDEQHPQQPQECYGLSKIVNEVTAEMFHRRSGMQVISLRFSMIVGPGEYRHLAIAKAETFKHILWSYIDIRDAVDACLAALHADYDGAVHVNVTANDTLSDRQTTELLATFYPDVKDLRTPFSSREAIVSNGMVKELLSWGPKHSWADEEQE